The DNA sequence TCAGGACTGTGAACAGGCAGTGCTCATCCGGGCTTCAGGCAGTTGCTGATGTAGCTGCAGCTATAAGAGCTGGATTTTATGATATCGGTAAAgaatgcatttttctttcatttatatatatatatatatatttgtgtagatAAACCCTTATTCTTAAATAACTTGATTTAGGAATCGGAGCTGGCTTGGAGTCCATGACAGCTAATCCGATGGCATGGGAAGGGTCTGTCAACCCAAAAGTATACTCTTTTGCCGTGTTAGTTCTTATATGCTGCTCTTCTACCAAATTATAGGGTTTGACATGATCTTCCATTAATTGGCAGGTGAAGACATTTGAGCAAGCTCAAAATTGCCTTCTCCCCATGGGTATCACCTCAGAAAATGTTGCACATCGTTTTGGTGTAACTAGGCAGGAGCAAGACCAGGCTGCAGTGAGTTGAATGAACCTTTCACTGTGGTATAGTGATCTAAAGCACGTCtttttttctattgattttctTACACATGCTGTTAGGTTGAGTCACATAGGCGAGCTGCTGCTGCTACTGCCTCTggtaaatttaaagatgaaattatTCCTGTGCCCACCAAGGTATCCACTATTATTTCAGTATTAGCAGAATTTTGTATGCCCAAGCAGTATCTGTTGGCGTAAGGTTTTCAGGAGGACTGATTTCTGGATCACCTAAATAGATTGTTGACCCAAAAACGGGTGAGGAGAAATCTATTACAATCTCTGTTGATGATGGGATTCGGCCTACCACAACAGTGTCAGATCTGGCAAAGCTGAAGCCTGTTTTTAAGAAAGATGGGAGCACCACTGCAGGTATTGGATACATGATTGATGTTACCCATTCTTTGTGTTCGTAATATTGTTTAATTGAGCCTATCCATTGCATCATTTTGGCTCTTCTTTCACAGGCAATTCTAGCCAAGTGAGTGATGGTGCTGGGGCTGTACTTCTAATGAAGAGAAGTGTTGCATTGCAAAAAGGACTACCCATCCTTGGTGTATTCAGGTTTTCTATTCAGGATAAAACTCATTCACTAATCTGATGATGTGAAAAGTGATGCATAGATATGCCTAACAAGAAAGGCCTGGTATATGTAATATTACGTATGTTCGCACTGGTACTTCCACCCACTGATGCCTAGTTCATTGTTCCAATAATATTCTGTGTACTTTTTATTGGCTTCCACTTGTTTTTCTCGAGTCTGCAGCACTCATTAGTTGTTCTTAGGAACAAATAATCTTATGGACATTTAATTCAAGCAGCATCATCTACCAGAATCCCCTCACCAAATAAATaactgaatataaaataaagaattgcTTTGTTATGTCAAAGGCTTATTAGGACAATGTAGTGAAGCAATAGTTTCTTCCAtgcatttctcttttaatttaacTTGGTTTGTTAAAGAGGTTCTCTCGTAATCATTGTGATGCAAACTGTTGGGGTAGAACTCATCCTTGAAAACTGACTTTTATGCAATGAGAGAGTGCCCAAGAGCGCATATACTCATGGTCAAGCTTGCACTTAAGCGATGTGGGACACTTGGACAATAACATAGCACTACACTCTGTAACCAGCGGTCACTTTGGTGTCATTGACCTATTATTAGTCCTTTCTCTTTTGGAAACTCCACTCATCTATCAGTATTCACTAACTTAGAACTATGCCTATACATAATACCAGCACATTTTAATCTAGCCTCTAGGTCTACCTTTGAGACCCGACCACAAAGTCACAAATCATTTGATCCCATACTTGACAAGTTCCGTCCGATCCCATACTCGATGTGATGATTGACCCTAATATCAAGTGATACAGTataactcacccttgaaaactgaCTTGCAAGGAGAGGGTGCTCGAAAGCTCAtataagcatgattaagcttgCACCACTTGGATCGTAACATATTGCGTCTTATTCCCTGCCCTTGTTGCTTGAATTCTGTGAGTAATACCCATGTGAACTGCTGTTTGCAATAGTGTTTGGGGTAGCCAGCTTGCTATCTAGCATTTCTAGTGGAACTTTCTTCTTAACCATTGACCTAATAATGCTTCATTTAGTGCACAAAATGGCATGCAATCATTTACAAtctttatgtatattttataaattaaatgactcAGACTTTCTCCTCAATAGTTTCCATTAAAATCCCTCCGaaaaatagtattgaaaaatcTCGAAGCATACATTCTGTTCTATAGGAAACTTAGGATGGTTTTGCCATTGGATTTGCCTCTTGTTATGGTTTTTCCACCGTTCATTGGCAGTACCAAAAATTATTCTGGAACTCAAAACTTCAAGTGAAGAGATTCTCGACTTCACTTAACATGTCTTGTTTGTGATGAGTTGGCCTGTCTTGGAGATAATTGAACACTTAACATGATTTATTGGACTCAGTAAACTCATCAATAAATGTGTTTTTGAGATGCCACTGCCCCTACACTCATCCCTTTCATGGCTAGCCccataaattaatgtgaaacAAGTGGCATTACTTTTTATAAGCAAATAATCTACTTTTTGTTGGCCATGCAGGACGTTTGCTGCTGTTGGTGTTGATCCAGCAATCATGGGTGTAGGCCCAGCTGTTGCAATTCCAGCTGCAGTCAAGGCTGCTGGTTTAGAGCTTGATGATATTGACCTTTTCGAGATTAATGAGGTATTAAACTTTGAAAGACATTCTAATATTGGATTCAGGCCTgtgaatataatattactcgAGAATTTGCAACAATGCAGGCATTTGCATCCCAATTTGTCTACTGCCGTAACAAGCTGGGACTCGATCCAGAAAAGATCAATGTGAATGGAGGTGCTTTGGCCCTTGGGCATCCTTTGGGTGCAACAGGTATATACTAAGAATTTGAATTAGCTTGAGTTATACGAACCACAATTTTGAACACACTTACTTTTTACTGGAACTATTAGAGGTTTTCTAGGGCTGGGGAAAAAACTGAAATTGATTGGCCAACCTGCCTTAGGCATGGGTTCAGTGTTGGGTAGGAAAATAAAAGGGGGGCAGGGCCAGGCTGGGGGTCAGTGGGGGGTTTGAGAACCCGATGGTTTCAGGCCTAATTGTTTTGGGACACGCGTATTTTTAATGTTGGGGTTTGAGAGGATGTTGGAACCTATCTCTCTGCCACTCCATTGCCTTTCCATCTGTCACCCACAATTTCATGTTGATGATACGCCAATGAAGTTGAGGAAGCACAAAGAATGGGTGGGAGGAGGTGCTGTGCATGGGGTTACATGATcactataacatataattaagcAGCCCGTGTATACGAGAACCATCATTCACTAACGATTCCAAGGACAGCCATCCAACCAGCTAACTGACACTAGTTGGTATTGGTGCAGTTCAGCAACAGTGCACTGACCATCGGTTGTAGGGGTGATTTTCGACAGTCAAACTAACCTTTGAGGGGGTCAGTACTTGGTACACAGCTGTACTTCACTCGGAGAAATTCCaaattttgctatatatatatatatacatatatatcagataaaagcattttttttacaagtcaaATAAACTTTTATTGAATCAAGTTGTGATATCCCATACTGAGTGATAAGGgtaggaaggagaagttcttgctctttataatggttttaatgaggctccaattgtattattggctattcattttggagtataggcgcAGATGTGGCTTGGGCTCCCTTGGGGCATTACGAACGGTATTagagtctatcccaaccagaaatgtgggacttgagccatgccacctaagACAGATGGGCTTCACAAGGATGttgagaatttaagggggggatTGTCATACCTCATATTgagtgataagggtaggtggtgtatgagatttcacattgcttgggaaggaggagttcttgctttttataatggTTCTAacggggctccaattgtatcattgactagttttttttggagtataagcccaTAGGTGGCTTGGGCCTCCCTTGGGGCGTTACACAAGTGCTATGAAGAGAAGCATTGGAGCTAATATAGTATTTTGTTGAACTTCTTAATTGATTATTAGGTCCCAATTGTCTCATGAAGTGGGTGTTTAGTTTAAGCAATTAGTTGGGTTGTACTAGGTTTTACATTATGGGCATCATGTCATTTTCTAGGAAGTTCTCATCAAGCTAGAATACCGATACTGGTTCTTTTAGGAAAATGGTGCTTCTCTGGATGATAgccaattttcttcttcattttgatttattcttatttttaattcctATTTTTTTGGATTGTATTGGAATTACTCTAAAAGTAGGTGATTTCCGATTCTTGTTCAGAGTGTTTGTTTATTGGTTAGAGTTACTCAACTTGGGGGATTTGACTGTTATATTTAAGTCAATCATTTTGATATTGTACATTCATCGTACTTCATATGTTAATTACTTGTTATCTTGATATGCTAGTCCAATCagattatcatttatttaatcataATACAATTAGttgtatttatttgaaattataatgaGCTGCCAATGCTAAATTGATGATTGAGAAGGTAAAAGCTGAACTAAGATTCATTTTGGTTAGAGCGCACAAGAGTGCTGTTTATTTACATAGGTTTGCCATCGTGCTAGAACCACGGAATGACAAAGCAACCTCACTGTCGGCACAACTGATAACCAAGGAGTTAAACATGTGTACATATGGTTGTTCTCGATAAGTAATGCTGGATTCAAGTGTAATAGTTTGATGATTATTACTCTCTACATTATCCCTTGATTCATATATGAAGAGGGCAAACTTTGGAGTATTATATTGATTTATGCTCATATGGTTTCAAATTGGTGAAAGATAATTTAGTAGTTGGAGCATAAAATGCCATGAAGCTGTTCTCAATGCTCaatgaagaaatttattgaGATTATTGTCTGTTTCAGGCGCACGCTGTGTTGCTACTCTATTGCATGAGATGAAGCGTCGTGGCAGAGACTGTCGCTTTGGAGTGATATCAATGTGcattggtactctctctctacACACCACATGCGCGCGCACATTTTTATGCATACATGCCCACGCACGTGCGCACACACCACATATAAATATGTCTTACGTGAGAATGCATGCTTATCTGCTGGAATTTGTGGCTTACTATGAGTGTTTACGACTGAAATGCAGGCACTGGAATGGGGGCAGCAGCTGTTTTTGAAAGAGGGGACGCTGTTGATGAGTTCTGCAATGCCCGGACAGTGGAAAGAAACAGCCTCTTATCCAAGGATGCTCGGTAGAATATTTATACGTCACCTTTTGCAATTACACTAATAATCTCATGACTAGGATTGAAATCCTGGTAGAGTTGTAATAAACAtggaagtatttttttgttgaaagatCTTTGGAGATCAAAGGTTTAAAGTAACTTGCGGACTGTCTTTCTCTTTCACTCGTACTCTTCATCTAAGTGCCATCCAATTAAGAGTCTTCTTGTCTTGCTTACGTTCCATAGCGATGCCCTGCATGAAAAGATTATTGCGATGCCCTTGAGATAAGTACTTCAGTACAAAACTTCCTTTGTTATCCTTGGCAAGTATTGCAGTTACTGCATTATTCTGACTTGGTCCCTCCAAAAATTTATCAGAAAAGTAAGGTAAGGCAATAAGGCactgaaaaaaatgaagttgaCTAGCTTAACATCCCAAAACTAGCCTCAATAAGGCTTCGAATGGCATGTATTCTTGGGGCTGGCTGCCACACTATACGCCATCTACTAACATGTTCTCTCTACTCATCTGTCACGCATCCCTTTGAAGCCGACTGTACGTTCTTGATGTACTGCAAATATATAAGATTgcatttctttaataaatacataaaactaaGATACACAAAACATGGATGTCAAGGCAAACTCGATCCACACATACCTTGTAAAGAAATCCTCTGTTTGCCTTGTACAAAGCCGGAGTCCATTTCGGTCTACGCTGTTCCATCTCCTCATTTGATGTCTGAACATCTATTCTCCTCTTCTAAACATCAACATCGATGATATCTCCATTCTCAATCAAACCAATCGGACCACCTTCCTGCAAACGATTCGCAATACattattttgatatgtgaatGATAATCTGGTAGGATTCTCATTTTTCACCCTAAAGTACCAaaagtttcacatttttcaaGTTGCACCATCGGTTAAGGTCTAGCTGTTAAGATTGTATTTGGactgaaaaatgagaaataagtGGTATTTTGTGAGTGAACAATGTAACTCCACCACTTCCCCCCTTTAAATGTAGTTAATCATCTAGATGAATAAATGGCTAGTGCACCTGTGCCTCAGGGCATATGTGGCCAACAACAAATCCATGCGAAGCTCCTGAAAACCTACCATCAGTCAACAAAGCTACATCCTGCAGCAATCAAAAGCAATATCCAAACAAACATGTCATTCTTGGGAAACATCTGTCGTCAAATAGTTTCAAGCATTTTGCTTGAAAAATACCATATTGGCAAAATGAACATGAAAAAAGATATATCTAGGAGTAACCAATTTATCAGTTTTTACTTAGATATATGACATTGAAGAAACCTTATAAGTTGAGTCATCTAGAATTTGAACACAACAACGAAGCATTTAACAAGTCTCACAGTCTAGAAAACTAGAGGATAATGACACTTGACTCACATCTAGACAAGAACAGACCACTAATAAACTAAAAATTGGGATTTAATACCAAACCTTTCCAAGACCTGCTCCCATTATTGTACTTGTTGGAGTTAACATTTCGGGCATGCCTGGTCCTCCCTTAGGCCCCTCTCCCCTCTGATAATCATATATCACAACAACATCTGAGTTGCATGATAAAATCTTGTGACCGGACCCGACACAAAAAACCAAAGAAGATACTGATATTTAAGTCCACGAAGGATGCTTCTAACATTTGAATGTGACGAATAAATGCCaagatttttagaaaaataataggaaCAAGAGAAACACATCACATAGTTCGGTTTAAATAAGTATACAAATTTGAAGAGTCGAGAATGAGCAATGCCTAGGAATCAAAGACGGGcagagaatttgaaaattatcaATACTAggaatcaaaattttgaatatggaTGCTCCTAAAATACGGCCATTTAAACTAAAAGTTTCATGAGTTTTTGGTGGAGAATTGATATTATTCTTGTCTGCATAGAATGTATAAGCAATAATCAAGGCACACTACTTCTGAAGAGCCCTGAAAAGTAAGCTTCTGCCCCTCAAAACAGAGTTTGGAAAAAGATGGCAGGGAGAACTGTATTCAACACACAAGAAAATATCCTTTGCTACAGAGGCTAAATGATACATGAGAAAAGCGACCCTTGGGGAAAGAAGTGCTTAGTCACAAAGCTATGCGTTCCCATCACTTGGATTAGTTAAATCATCGGGTTTTCACCAATGAGACATGAcctctagaaattgtttgcaacCAAGGGTTCGACCCTAAGACCAAGAGGGAGCATACCGCCAAGAACAAGgtccttaccacttgagccaactctAGGGATTTAGTCATTCATAATGTTACCATTTTGCCAAAGGAAAgacctaaaattatttttttcaccttccaaGATAAAAGGAGCCAAAAGTTTAGCAGCCAAAGTAACTATGAAATACATGAGCTGATTTTTGGGCAAGTCATTTCTGCTTTCCAACAGCTAGATATTAAAAACATTAGGCATGGTAGAGACCTAGACATTTATCCAATCCTCTGCATCGACTCAAACAACTATGGGCTCTGAACTCCTTACCATTTAGTAACACGACATAACAAACTGCTGCCTCTTAAGACATGATCACACAACAACGTTGACTCCGACACATACCTTAAACCTCAAAGGATCCTCTGAGATAGCTGCAATCATTGATTCCTCTCCTTCAAAGACAAGTGCAGGATCTGGAGAACacttttgtaataaatatttaaaaattctagCAGTAGAGTGAACATTAAAAATAGAACCTGGAATCTTATGAATACTAGTACAAAAGCAGAACATAAAATAGCACCAGAGAAATATAGCCCCTCTTTTCCAGTGATTTTTGCTACAGAACCATTTGGTGCAAGATTTCCATATAATATCTAGAGGTGGCCTGTTTCTTTATTGGGTTTCCCAACGGTCATATTACATCCTGAATGGGGAAGAAACGCAAGATAGAACTGCATTTGTTGGGTTGAAATTTCATTGATCAACAACAAAAGCAACAGAAACATTGCAATCAGTACATCTCGGGAAtggaaactaaaaaaaaaaaaagtcagcaAACCTGTCCTCTGACCAAGGGAGGGAAACTTGCTGCATTTTCAGCCAATGTCTTCCCAGTGACTATAAAGAAAGTACATCTTGATTGGTTAATATGAGACCACTACAAGGAATTACATATGAATGCAATAGTAAAAATGTGTGTACCAGTCATACAATCCCCGTCTAGAAAATTATGCTCCAAAAGGTAGCGAATGACAGCAGGCGTTCCTCCAATCTATCAAAACAACAAAGCATAGGAAATGGTGACAAACAAAGCCATATAAAAATATGcactgaaaaagaaaactctCTTGCAATGGCCATTCATAGAAGTTAGTGAATTTAGGACACGACAAGATAAAAGACAGACCTTGTGTACATCCTCCATGACATATTTGCCACTAGGCTTAAGATCTGCAAGGAATGGAACCTCGTTGCTGACTGTCTGAAAATCATCAAGTGTTAATTCCAGATCAACAGACCTGCAAAGAATTTCACTGTCAGCCACTATCATGTCATTCAATCAATGTCATTCATGGAAAATCTGGTGGTACCAAAGACCCCTCACCTTGCAATAGCAATCAAGTGTAACACAGCATTTGTAGAGCCACCTAGTACCATAACAATAACCATGGCATTCCGAATGGATTTTGGAGTGATAATATCTCGTGGTTTCAAGTCCATCTTTAGTAATTCCAAAAGATATTTTCCTGCTAAACGGCACTCATCCAACTTCAATGGGTCTTCAGCGGGTGTCGAAGAGCTATTagggaaacaaaacaaaaaagaggatAATAACAACAATGCTACCTGATTGCAATTCAAGTGATCAGACTAAGATAAATGTCTACCTGTAAGGCAGAGACATTCCCAAAGCTTCAATAGCAGAAGCCATGGTATTGGCAGTATACATCCCACCACAAGCCCCTGCCCCAGGGCATGAGTTATGGATTACAACCTTCCTTTGCTCATTACTTATGGACCCACTCACAAGTTCTCCATAACACTGCACTGATAGTTAAAAGACATACGAGTTGTAATGTTAGGATAACAAATGAATGAGTTACAACATTTACATGACTCAGATTATCCTTATTTTTCACGAGCCTATCGTATGAAAgcagaaattagaaaaattaactaaacaTGACCTTTGCATATAATCAGATACACAATTAAGGAAAAAGCTATTCAAGCAAGATCAATAAATAATCGATTACAGTATGTCAAAAGTCATTGAATATTTGGCAATGCAATAGCATAAAACATAAAGAGGTGCCTTTCTAAGCACAGCTACATATACATAACACATATACAACCAGTCACAGCTACATGACTTGCAGTCCCTACTCTACAATTCCAATAACAATCGATGATTTGTACTCTTATAGTTTTTAGGCAACAGAAAACTGTTGCCtgaaataattactttttgtcCTAACTTATAGGTATAGTTCATTTGAAATCTACCCAGGAAAATTGCTCCATGTTTCGAAATACTGtgcaaacaaaataaagaagcaCTCCAGATATCTATCAATTCTTTGTTAGTTCTGTTCAACGTGAGAAAGACTTCAGAGAaggcagaaaaagaaaatgcataatAGTAAAATCTAGAGGGTTAATATTATGacaaatgatagttgcagtcgtgagtgtgcaagcactGTGCAATTAGTTtggaaaaagtgaataaatacgggacccacatgataaaaaattaattttttaatattggaccccactcttttcaAAGTGACTATACGGCACTTGAGCACTTcacgactgtacgtagca is a window from the Juglans regia cultivar Chandler chromosome 7, Walnut 2.0, whole genome shotgun sequence genome containing:
- the LOC108988454 gene encoding 3-ketoacyl-CoA thiolase 2, peroxisomal, whose protein sequence is MEKAINRQRVLLDHLRPSSSIYTGDSSISASACLAGDSAAYHRTSVFGDDVVIVAAHRTPICKSKRGSFKDTYPDDLLAPVLKALIEKTNLNPSEVGDIVVGTVLAPGSQRASECRMAAFYAGFPETVPVRTVNRQCSSGLQAVADVAAAIRAGFYDIGIGAGLESMTANPMAWEGSVNPKVKTFEQAQNCLLPMGITSENVAHRFGVTRQEQDQAAVESHRRAAAATASGKFKDEIIPVPTKIVDPKTGEEKSITISVDDGIRPTTTVSDLAKLKPVFKKDGSTTAGNSSQVSDGAGAVLLMKRSVALQKGLPILGVFRTFAAVGVDPAIMGVGPAVAIPAAVKAAGLELDDIDLFEINEAFASQFVYCRNKLGLDPEKINVNGGALALGHPLGATGARCVATLLHEMKRRGRDCRFGVISMCIGTGMGAAAVFERGDAVDEFCNARTVERNSLLSKDAR